The following are from one region of the Mycolicibacterium diernhoferi genome:
- a CDS encoding potassium channel family protein, translating to MARGRLRRRLAAVNQNLTSRHDADLVDVLSIPEKFVSPGRRIFRRVLYALGALFAAVLIVYLDRHGYRDLRDTPNPDDPLSFLDCLYYATVSLSTTGYGDITPVTPSARLVNVLVITPLRVAFLIVLIGTTVETLTTQSRQALKIQRWRKSVRNHTVVVGYGTKGRTAVAAMIGDDVAPADIVVVENNPAALERAKNAGLVTVRGNATDSEILRLASTQHAKSVIVAANDDNTAVLVTLTARELNPNATIIAAVRESEGQHLLKQSGATTTVVTSETAGRLLGLATQTPSVVEIMEDLLTPDAGFAIAERPVDIKEAGGSPRHLTDIVLGVVREGQLLRVDDERVDALELTDRLLYVRSKEDR from the coding sequence GTGGCCAGAGGTAGGTTGCGCCGGAGGTTGGCGGCGGTCAACCAGAACCTCACGTCGCGTCATGACGCCGACCTTGTCGACGTACTGAGCATCCCGGAGAAGTTCGTCAGCCCGGGCCGCCGTATCTTCCGCCGGGTCCTCTACGCACTCGGCGCGCTGTTCGCCGCGGTGCTGATCGTCTACCTGGACCGGCACGGCTACCGCGACCTCCGGGACACCCCGAACCCGGATGACCCGCTGTCGTTCCTGGACTGCCTGTACTACGCCACGGTGTCGCTGTCGACCACCGGCTACGGCGACATCACCCCGGTGACCCCCTCCGCGCGACTGGTCAACGTCCTGGTCATCACCCCGCTGCGGGTGGCGTTCCTGATCGTGCTGATCGGCACCACGGTGGAAACCCTGACCACCCAGTCGCGGCAGGCCCTCAAGATCCAGCGTTGGAGGAAAAGCGTGCGTAACCACACCGTCGTCGTCGGCTACGGGACCAAGGGCCGCACCGCGGTCGCGGCCATGATCGGCGACGACGTCGCGCCCGCCGACATCGTGGTGGTCGAGAACAATCCGGCCGCCCTCGAGCGCGCCAAGAACGCCGGGCTGGTCACCGTGCGGGGCAACGCCACCGATTCGGAGATCCTGCGGCTGGCCTCGACCCAGCACGCCAAGTCGGTCATCGTGGCCGCCAATGACGACAACACCGCGGTCCTGGTCACGCTGACCGCCCGCGAGCTGAACCCGAACGCCACCATCATCGCCGCGGTCCGCGAATCGGAGGGCCAGCACCTGCTGAAGCAGTCCGGCGCGACCACCACCGTCGTGACCTCCGAGACCGCGGGCCGGCTGCTGGGCCTGGCCACCCAGACCCCGAGCGTCGTGGAGATCATGGAAGACCTGCTGACCCCCGACGCCGGGTTCGCGATCGCCGAGCGACCGGTGGACATCAAGGAGGCCGGCGGTTCGCCACGCCACCTCACCGACATCGTGCTGGGCGTCGTGCGCGAAGGTCAGCTGCTGCGCGTGGACGACGAACGCGTCGACGCCCTGGAGCTGACCGACCGGCTGCTCTACGTCCGCTCGAAGGAAGACCGGTGA
- a CDS encoding WhiB family transcriptional regulator — protein sequence MSVQACLQRSLPAVPCHEADPDLWFAESPTELERAKALCADCPIRSLCLDEALERQEPWGVWGGEILERGTIVARKRPRGRPRKHGREGRAA from the coding sequence ATGTCCGTCCAGGCATGCCTGCAACGTTCACTGCCCGCGGTGCCGTGCCACGAGGCCGATCCCGACCTGTGGTTCGCCGAAAGCCCGACCGAACTCGAACGGGCCAAGGCGCTGTGCGCAGATTGCCCGATCCGCAGTCTGTGCCTCGACGAAGCCCTGGAAAGGCAAGAGCCATGGGGTGTTTGGGGCGGCGAGATCCTCGAACGCGGAACGATCGTGGCGCGCAAGCGGCCACGGGGGCGTCCGCGCAAGCACGGCCGCGAAGGCCGGGCGGCGTGA
- a CDS encoding cyclodehydratase yields the protein MRRYALNPAMPVLLRPDGSVQIGWDPRRAVQVHPPAGLTCAALAGLLRSLQAPATADEFADRAQGLGLSADAVADLLDTLVSTGAVTTAPVRPAARSVSVRIHGRGPLSDLLAGALRCSGTRVSRSNRRHAVVTAEHTDLVVLADTLVSDPRVLRDLHAARVPHLPVRVRDGTGLVGPLVIPGVTSCLSCADLHRSDRDAAWPALAAQLRHAVTTADRATVLGTAALALTQVNLVVRAMRDAPAGTDAGSAPMTLDTTVEFDVGTGSVVTRRWSRHPACAC from the coding sequence ATGCGGCGCTACGCACTCAACCCGGCGATGCCGGTGTTGTTGCGCCCGGACGGCAGCGTGCAGATCGGCTGGGATCCGCGGCGCGCGGTGCAGGTGCACCCGCCGGCCGGACTCACCTGTGCGGCGCTGGCCGGCCTGCTGCGTTCCCTGCAGGCCCCGGCCACGGCCGACGAGTTCGCCGACCGCGCGCAGGGTCTGGGGCTGAGCGCGGACGCCGTCGCGGATCTGCTGGACACCCTGGTGTCCACCGGGGCGGTGACGACGGCACCGGTGCGTCCGGCCGCGCGGTCGGTGTCGGTGCGCATCCACGGCCGGGGACCGCTGTCGGACCTGCTGGCCGGGGCGCTGCGCTGCTCGGGGACCCGGGTGAGCCGCAGCAACCGGCGGCACGCGGTGGTGACGGCCGAGCACACCGATCTGGTGGTGCTGGCCGACACGCTGGTCAGCGATCCACGGGTACTGCGCGATCTGCACGCCGCGCGGGTGCCGCATCTGCCGGTCCGGGTGCGCGACGGCACCGGCCTGGTCGGGCCGCTGGTGATTCCCGGCGTCACGTCCTGTCTGTCGTGTGCGGACCTGCACCGCAGCGACCGCGACGCGGCCTGGCCGGCGCTGGCCGCCCAGCTTCGCCACGCGGTGACCACCGCCGACCGGGCGACCGTGCTCGGCACCGCGGCGCTGGCGCTCACGCAGGTGAACCTGGTGGTCCGGGCGATGCGCGACGCCCCCGCCGGCACCGACGCCGGGTCCGCCCCGATGACGTTGGACACCACCGTGGAGTTCGATGTCGGCACCGGATCGGTGGTCACCCGGCGCTGGTCGCGGCACCCCGCGTGTGCCTGCTGA
- a CDS encoding DoxX family protein: MTMPPAGDQQQANARRAVRMGGLLVGMGILHFVAPKPFDTIVPAELPGSARLYTHGSGVAEVAVGTALIVPRTRKLGALAAIALYLGVFPANVNMVRLWKNKPAIMRAGPLARLPLQIPMITQAYRVYRTS; encoded by the coding sequence ATGACAATGCCCCCAGCCGGAGATCAGCAACAGGCAAACGCGCGCCGCGCCGTCCGGATGGGCGGGCTGCTGGTCGGCATGGGCATCCTGCACTTCGTGGCGCCCAAGCCGTTCGACACCATCGTCCCGGCGGAACTGCCCGGCAGCGCACGGCTGTACACCCACGGCTCCGGAGTGGCCGAGGTCGCGGTCGGCACGGCACTGATCGTCCCGCGGACCCGCAAGCTCGGCGCGCTGGCCGCGATCGCGCTGTACCTCGGGGTGTTCCCGGCCAACGTCAACATGGTGCGGTTGTGGAAGAACAAGCCGGCCATCATGCGTGCCGGCCCGCTGGCCCGGCTGCCGCTGCAGATCCCGATGATCACCCAGGCCTACAGGGTCTATCGCACCTCCTGA
- a CDS encoding SDR family oxidoreductase yields the protein MRIAVAGATGNIGSRTVAALGAHGHDVVPISRSAGVDLCTGAGLDEALTGVAAVIDVISAPPQSRDQTVDYLGTATAHLLAAEQRAGVGHHVLLSIVGIHGIHGIHGNPHYAGKREQERLIAEGPVPWTVVPATQFHDFAEMVVGWTEHDGTAEIAPLLVQPIAPDDVAAVLAEVAVGRPQGRHADVAGPETQDLVDMARRTLTARGRTVTLVPTWSSVFGLEMAGNALLPGPDARLASTTFDRWLSQQR from the coding sequence ATGCGGATCGCAGTAGCCGGGGCCACCGGGAACATCGGGTCGCGCACCGTGGCCGCCCTGGGCGCCCACGGCCACGACGTGGTGCCGATCAGCCGGTCCGCGGGGGTGGACCTGTGCACCGGAGCCGGCCTGGACGAGGCACTGACCGGGGTCGCCGCGGTCATCGACGTCATCAGCGCGCCACCGCAGTCCCGGGACCAGACGGTCGACTATCTGGGCACGGCCACCGCCCACCTGCTGGCCGCCGAGCAGCGTGCCGGGGTCGGCCACCACGTGCTGCTCTCGATCGTCGGCATCCACGGCATCCACGGCATCCACGGCAATCCGCATTACGCCGGTAAGCGGGAACAGGAACGGCTGATCGCCGAAGGCCCGGTGCCCTGGACCGTGGTGCCGGCCACCCAGTTCCACGATTTCGCCGAGATGGTGGTCGGCTGGACCGAGCACGACGGGACCGCGGAGATCGCGCCGCTGCTGGTGCAGCCGATCGCCCCGGACGATGTCGCCGCGGTGCTCGCCGAGGTGGCGGTGGGCCGCCCGCAGGGCCGTCACGCCGACGTCGCCGGCCCCGAGACGCAGGATCTGGTCGACATGGCCCGGCGCACCCTGACCGCGCGCGGGCGCACCGTCACGCTGGTGCCGACCTGGTCGTCGGTGTTCGGTCTGGAGATGGCGGGCAATGCGCTGCTGCCGGGACCGGACGCGCGGCTGGCGTCGACGACCTTCGACCGGTGGCTGAGTCAGCAGCGGTAA
- the mrx1 gene encoding mycoredoxin, with amino-acid sequence MSNAQLTMYTTTWCGYCNRLKTALRAEGIAWTEVDIEDDPAAADFVGSVNNGNHVVPTVKFADGSTLTNPNIKQVKAKLG; translated from the coding sequence ATGAGCAACGCCCAGCTGACCATGTACACCACCACCTGGTGCGGATACTGCAATCGGCTCAAGACCGCACTCAGGGCCGAGGGCATCGCCTGGACCGAGGTCGATATCGAGGACGACCCGGCCGCCGCGGATTTCGTGGGCTCGGTCAACAACGGCAATCACGTGGTGCCCACGGTCAAGTTCGCCGACGGGTCCACCCTGACCAACCCGAACATCAAGCAGGTCAAGGCCAAGCTGGGTTAA
- a CDS encoding macrolide-binding ATPase MABP-1, with the protein MDDGWVSEIKRRSVSRNAKLATLPVGFAGRAALGFGKRLAGKSKDDVTAELMDKAAQQLFTVLGELKGGAMKVGQALSVMEAAIPEQYGKPYREALTKLQREAPPLPAAKVHRVLDGQLGTKWRERFLSFDDKPIASASIGQVHKAVWADGREVAVKIQYPGADEALRADLKTIQRLTGVFKQLAPGADIEAVVAELIERTEMELDYRLEADNQRAFAKAYENDPHFAVPHIVASAPKVVIAEWMDGIPMSVIIREGTPEQRDLMGTRLTELTFGAPKRLEMMHGDAHPGNFMLLPDGRMGVIDFGAVAPLPGGFPDSLGKCIRLARDKDYDALLPVMEEAGFIQKGEQVSVEEIDDMLRQYVEPVQTEVFHYTRRWIQRMAAGQMDNSVAQIKMARQLDLPANLAIPLRVIASTIAICCQLDAHVPVKAIATELVPGFTG; encoded by the coding sequence ATGGATGATGGATGGGTGTCTGAAATCAAACGGCGCAGCGTTTCCCGTAACGCGAAGCTGGCCACCCTGCCCGTCGGGTTTGCTGGACGAGCCGCTCTGGGCTTCGGCAAACGACTGGCCGGTAAATCCAAGGACGATGTCACCGCGGAGCTGATGGACAAGGCCGCCCAGCAGCTGTTCACCGTTCTGGGTGAACTCAAGGGCGGGGCCATGAAGGTCGGCCAAGCACTGTCGGTGATGGAAGCCGCCATCCCCGAGCAGTACGGCAAGCCCTACCGGGAGGCGCTGACCAAGCTGCAGCGAGAGGCTCCCCCGCTGCCGGCGGCCAAGGTGCACCGCGTGCTGGACGGCCAGCTCGGCACCAAGTGGCGGGAACGGTTCCTGTCCTTCGATGACAAGCCGATCGCGTCGGCGAGCATCGGGCAGGTCCACAAGGCCGTCTGGGCGGATGGCCGCGAGGTCGCGGTCAAGATCCAGTACCCGGGCGCCGATGAGGCGCTGCGCGCCGATCTGAAGACCATCCAGCGTCTGACCGGCGTGTTCAAACAGCTCGCCCCCGGCGCCGATATCGAGGCCGTGGTCGCCGAGCTGATCGAGCGCACCGAGATGGAACTGGATTACCGGCTCGAAGCCGACAACCAGCGCGCCTTCGCCAAGGCCTACGAGAACGACCCGCATTTCGCGGTGCCGCACATCGTGGCCAGTGCACCCAAGGTGGTGATCGCCGAGTGGATGGACGGCATCCCGATGTCGGTGATCATCCGGGAGGGCACCCCCGAACAGCGCGATCTGATGGGCACCCGGCTCACCGAGCTGACCTTCGGCGCCCCCAAGCGCCTGGAGATGATGCACGGCGACGCGCATCCCGGGAACTTCATGCTGTTGCCCGACGGCCGGATGGGTGTCATCGACTTCGGGGCGGTCGCCCCGCTGCCCGGCGGATTCCCGGACTCGCTGGGCAAATGTATCCGGCTGGCCCGGGACAAGGACTACGACGCACTGCTGCCGGTGATGGAAGAGGCCGGGTTCATCCAGAAGGGTGAGCAGGTGTCGGTCGAGGAAATCGACGACATGCTGCGCCAGTACGTGGAGCCGGTACAGACCGAGGTGTTCCACTACACCCGGCGCTGGATTCAGCGGATGGCCGCCGGCCAGATGGACAACTCGGTGGCGCAGATCAAGATGGCCCGCCAGCTGGATCTGCCGGCGAACCTGGCCATCCCGCTGCGGGTGATCGCGTCGACCATCGCGATCTGCTGCCAGCTCGATGCCCACGTTCCGGTGAAAGCCATTGCCACCGAACTGGTTCCGGGCTTCACCGGCTAG
- a CDS encoding zinc-dependent metalloprotease produces the protein MADLPFGFSPGDDPDPDKRKKDPSGDPFGMGGGNFDMSDLGQIFTRLGEMFSGAGSMAAGGQQTGPVNYDLARQLASSAIGFVAPIPESTSSAIADAVRLAETWLDGATPLPAGATRTAAWTPTDWIDNTLDTWKRLCDPVAEQISTVWASALPAEAQAMAGPLLAMMSQMGGMAFGSQLGQALGKLSKEVLTSTDIGLPLGPKGVAALMPEAVDALTEGLEQSRSEVLTFLAAREAAHHRLFSHVPWLSSQLLSAVEAFAKGMKIDMAGIEDLAQGFNPASMADPAAMEQLLSQGMFEPKATPEQTAALERLETMLALIEGWVQTVVTAALGDRLPGTAALSETLRRRRATGGPAEQTFATLVGLELRPRKMREAAALWEKLTDAVGADARDAVWQHPDLLPGAEDLDEPAAFIDRVLGGDTSGIDQALADLEKNEGTDGKPEGPVDN, from the coding sequence ATGGCTGACCTGCCCTTCGGCTTCTCCCCAGGAGATGACCCGGATCCGGACAAACGCAAGAAAGATCCCTCCGGGGACCCGTTCGGGATGGGCGGTGGAAATTTCGACATGTCCGACCTCGGACAGATCTTCACCCGGCTCGGCGAGATGTTCAGCGGTGCAGGCAGTATGGCCGCCGGCGGCCAGCAGACCGGCCCGGTGAACTACGACCTGGCCCGCCAGTTGGCATCGAGCGCCATCGGATTCGTCGCCCCGATACCGGAGTCGACCAGCAGCGCCATCGCCGATGCGGTGCGCCTGGCCGAGACCTGGCTCGACGGCGCCACCCCGCTGCCGGCCGGGGCCACCCGCACCGCGGCCTGGACGCCGACCGACTGGATCGACAACACCCTGGACACCTGGAAGCGGTTGTGCGACCCGGTGGCCGAACAGATCTCCACGGTGTGGGCCTCGGCGCTGCCCGCGGAGGCTCAGGCGATGGCCGGCCCGCTGCTGGCGATGATGTCGCAGATGGGCGGCATGGCCTTCGGCAGCCAACTCGGCCAGGCCCTGGGCAAGCTCTCCAAGGAGGTACTCACCTCCACCGACATCGGATTACCGCTGGGCCCCAAGGGTGTTGCCGCGCTGATGCCCGAGGCCGTCGACGCGCTGACCGAGGGCCTGGAGCAGTCCCGCAGTGAGGTGCTGACCTTCCTGGCCGCGCGCGAGGCTGCCCACCACCGGTTGTTCAGCCACGTGCCGTGGCTGTCGAGCCAGCTGCTCAGTGCGGTCGAGGCGTTCGCCAAGGGCATGAAGATCGACATGGCCGGCATCGAAGATCTGGCGCAGGGTTTCAACCCGGCGTCGATGGCCGACCCGGCCGCCATGGAACAGCTGCTCAGCCAGGGCATGTTCGAACCCAAGGCCACCCCGGAGCAGACCGCCGCACTGGAGCGCTTGGAGACCATGCTGGCGCTCATCGAGGGCTGGGTGCAGACCGTGGTGACCGCCGCGCTCGGGGACCGGCTGCCCGGCACCGCGGCGCTGAGCGAGACGCTGCGACGCCGCCGCGCCACCGGCGGCCCGGCCGAGCAGACCTTCGCCACCCTGGTCGGCCTGGAGCTGCGGCCCCGCAAGATGCGCGAGGCGGCGGCGCTGTGGGAGAAGCTCACCGACGCGGTCGGCGCGGACGCCCGCGACGCGGTCTGGCAGCACCCCGATCTGCTCCCCGGCGCCGAGGATCTCGACGAGCCGGCCGCGTTCATCGACCGGGTGCTCGGCGGGGACACCAGCGGGATCGATCAGGCGCTGGCCGACCTGGAGAAGAACGAGGGCACCGACGGCAAGCCCGAAGGCCCTGTGGATAACTGA
- the nudC gene encoding NAD(+) diphosphatase has translation MGFTLRNVPLLSRIGADRADTLRTDIDAAIAGWSDALVLRVDRRNQVLIAGDSVVLGRATSLGDAPPEHAVFLGRLGDGRHVWAIRAALEAPEDPSVEASVLDLRRAGSIFDDASAQLVATATALLNWHDSAGFSPVDGSPTTSIKAGWARLNPVTGHEEFPRIDPAIICLVHDGHDRAVLARQGVWPDRMFSILAGFVEAGESFESCVVREIAEEVGLDVTDVQYLGSQPWPFPRSLMVGFHALGDPEQPFAFNDGEIAEAQWFTRAEVREALEHGDWSSTSSSRLLLPGSISIAREIIESWAAQD, from the coding sequence ATGGGTTTCACGCTCCGCAATGTTCCGCTGCTGTCCCGCATCGGCGCCGACCGCGCCGACACGCTGCGCACCGACATCGACGCCGCCATCGCGGGCTGGTCCGATGCGCTGGTGCTGCGGGTGGACCGCCGCAACCAGGTGTTGATCGCCGGTGACAGCGTCGTGCTCGGCCGCGCCACCAGCCTGGGTGACGCGCCGCCCGAGCACGCGGTGTTCCTGGGCCGGCTGGGCGACGGCCGGCATGTGTGGGCGATCCGCGCCGCGCTGGAAGCACCCGAGGATCCGTCGGTCGAGGCCTCGGTGCTCGACCTGCGCCGGGCCGGCTCCATCTTCGACGACGCCAGCGCGCAACTCGTGGCCACCGCGACGGCCCTGCTGAACTGGCACGACAGCGCCGGCTTCAGTCCGGTCGACGGGTCACCGACCACCTCGATCAAGGCGGGCTGGGCGCGGCTCAACCCGGTCACCGGGCACGAGGAGTTCCCGCGGATCGATCCGGCCATCATCTGCCTGGTGCACGACGGGCATGACCGTGCGGTGCTGGCCCGCCAGGGCGTCTGGCCGGACCGGATGTTCTCGATCCTGGCCGGCTTCGTCGAGGCGGGGGAGTCCTTCGAATCCTGTGTGGTCCGCGAGATCGCCGAGGAGGTCGGCCTCGACGTCACCGATGTGCAATATCTGGGCAGCCAGCCGTGGCCGTTCCCGCGATCGCTGATGGTGGGCTTTCACGCCCTCGGCGATCCGGAGCAACCGTTCGCGTTCAACGACGGCGAGATCGCCGAGGCCCAGTGGTTCACCCGGGCCGAGGTCCGGGAGGCGCTCGAGCACGGCGACTGGAGCAGCACTTCGTCGTCGCGGCTGCTGCTGCCGGGCTCCATCTCCATCGCCCGCGAGATCATCGAATCCTGGGCAGCGCAGGACTGA
- a CDS encoding ATP-dependent DNA helicase UvrD2 codes for MDGMPSVDSLLGDLDDEQREAVLAPRGPVCVLAGAGTGKTRTITRRIAHLVVGGHVAPGQVLAVTFTARAAGEMRSRLRALGEQAGVPTAAVQAVTFHAAARRQLQYFWPRVVGDTGWQLLDSKFSVVAQAANKAAVKAGTDDVRDLAGEIEWAKASLITPEQYADAVARARRDIPMDAGTVAKVYNNYERLKTHRDGTALLDFDDLLLHTAAAIENDPAVAQEFRDRYRCFVVDEYQDVTPLQQRVLNAWLGQRDDLTVVGDANQTIYSFTGATPKFLLDFSRRFPEATVVRLERDYRSTPEVVSLANRVIAAARGRMAGSKLHLIGQRPPGPKPSFADYPDEVAEAAGVAKKVKELIESGTPASEIAVLYRINAQSEAYEEALTEAGIAFQVRGGEGFFSRQEIRQALIALQRNVDHPHDSLPDLVRILLEPLGLTEEPPAGTKARERWEALAALAALVDDEVAQRPSLDLPTLLGELRQRADSRHPPVVQGVTLASLHAAKGLEWDAVFLVGLADGTMPISHALAHGPDSEAVEEERRLLYVGVTRARVHLTLSWALARAPGGRQSRRPSRFLNGVAPQSSSDAGPARPKRARGAAPRCRVCNGALNSPTAIMLRRCESCPSDIDTELLAELKDWRLRVSQEMKVPAFVVFTDNTLIAIAETLPVDAAALVAIPGIGARKLEQYGPDVLALVKARS; via the coding sequence ATGGACGGCATGCCGTCCGTCGACAGTCTGCTCGGCGACCTCGACGACGAACAGCGCGAGGCCGTCCTCGCGCCCCGCGGGCCGGTCTGCGTGCTGGCCGGCGCCGGCACCGGTAAGACCCGCACCATCACCCGGCGCATCGCTCACCTCGTGGTGGGCGGCCATGTCGCGCCCGGTCAGGTGCTGGCGGTGACGTTCACCGCCCGGGCGGCCGGGGAGATGCGCAGCCGGTTGCGCGCCCTCGGTGAGCAGGCCGGGGTGCCGACCGCCGCGGTGCAGGCCGTCACCTTCCACGCCGCCGCGAGGCGTCAGCTGCAGTACTTCTGGCCGCGGGTGGTCGGCGACACCGGCTGGCAGCTGCTCGACAGCAAGTTCTCGGTGGTGGCGCAGGCCGCCAACAAGGCCGCCGTCAAGGCCGGCACCGATGACGTGCGCGACCTCGCCGGTGAGATCGAGTGGGCCAAGGCGTCGCTGATCACCCCCGAGCAGTACGCCGACGCGGTCGCCCGGGCCCGCCGCGACATCCCGATGGATGCGGGCACCGTCGCCAAGGTCTACAACAACTACGAGCGGCTCAAGACGCACCGGGACGGCACCGCGCTGCTGGACTTCGACGATCTGCTGCTGCACACCGCGGCCGCGATCGAGAACGACCCGGCCGTCGCGCAGGAGTTCCGGGACCGGTACCGCTGCTTCGTGGTCGACGAATACCAGGACGTCACCCCGCTGCAGCAGCGGGTGCTCAACGCGTGGCTCGGGCAGCGTGACGACCTGACCGTGGTGGGGGACGCCAACCAGACCATCTACTCGTTCACCGGGGCCACCCCGAAGTTCCTGCTGGATTTCTCCCGCCGGTTCCCGGAGGCGACCGTGGTGCGGCTGGAACGCGACTACCGGTCCACGCCCGAGGTGGTGTCGCTGGCCAACCGGGTGATCGCGGCAGCCCGCGGCCGGATGGCCGGCAGCAAACTGCACCTGATCGGCCAGCGCCCGCCGGGGCCCAAACCGTCCTTCGCCGATTATCCCGACGAGGTGGCCGAGGCCGCCGGCGTCGCCAAGAAGGTCAAGGAGCTCATCGAATCCGGAACGCCGGCATCCGAAATCGCGGTGCTCTACCGGATCAACGCGCAATCCGAGGCGTACGAAGAGGCGCTCACCGAAGCCGGTATCGCATTCCAGGTGCGTGGTGGTGAGGGCTTCTTCAGCCGGCAGGAGATCCGGCAGGCGTTGATCGCGTTGCAGCGCAATGTCGATCATCCCCACGATTCGCTTCCGGATCTGGTCCGGATCCTGCTGGAACCGTTGGGGCTGACCGAGGAACCCCCGGCGGGCACCAAGGCCCGTGAACGCTGGGAGGCGCTGGCCGCGCTCGCCGCACTCGTGGACGACGAAGTGGCGCAACGACCTTCGCTGGACCTGCCGACCCTGCTCGGCGAGCTGCGTCAGCGCGCCGACTCCCGTCACCCGCCGGTCGTGCAAGGCGTGACGCTGGCCTCGCTGCACGCGGCCAAGGGCCTGGAATGGGATGCGGTCTTCCTGGTCGGACTGGCCGACGGCACCATGCCGATCTCGCACGCCCTGGCCCACGGCCCCGACAGCGAGGCGGTGGAGGAGGAGCGTCGACTGCTCTACGTCGGCGTCACCCGTGCACGGGTGCACCTGACCTTGAGCTGGGCGCTGGCCCGCGCCCCCGGCGGCAGGCAGAGCCGGCGGCCCTCCCGCTTCCTCAACGGCGTGGCGCCGCAATCCTCCTCGGATGCCGGTCCGGCCCGGCCCAAGCGCGCCCGCGGTGCGGCACCGCGGTGCCGGGTCTGCAACGGCGCACTGAACAGTCCGACCGCGATCATGCTGCGCCGGTGCGAGAGCTGTCCGTCCGACATCGACACCGAACTGCTGGCCGAACTCAAGGACTGGCGGCTGCGCGTCTCCCAGGAGATGAAGGTGCCGGCGTTCGTGGTGTTCACCGACAACACCTTGATCGCCATCGCCGAAACCCTGCCGGTGGATGCGGCGGCGCTGGTCGCCATTCCCGGCATCGGTGCCCGCAAGCTGGAGCAGTACGGCCCGGATGTGCTGGCACTGGTGAAAGCCCGGTCCTGA
- a CDS encoding YlbL family protein encodes MNRRILTLVVALVPILAFGLLLSVVTVPFVALGPGPTFDTLGEVNGKPVVDIKSTDGVAGDITHPTSGHLNMTTVSQRDGLTLGQAMVLWMSGRDQLVPRELVYPPDKSKDDIDKSNSADFKRSEDDAEFAALSYLKYPKAVTVESVDEKGPSAGKLERGDAIDMVNNIEVPDLKAFQDIVKATRPGEQIVIDYRRKNGPMGTTTITLGEHPEGEQGFLGVGVLDAPWAPFEIEFNLANIGGPSAGLMFSLAVIDKLTTGELNDGKFVAGTGTIDADGKVGSIGGITHKMVAARDAGATVFMVPADNCSEALTAHEDGLQLVKVDTLTTAVDALNAISAGGEPPTC; translated from the coding sequence GTGAACAGGCGGATTTTGACGCTGGTGGTCGCGCTGGTGCCCATCCTGGCATTCGGGTTGCTGCTCTCGGTGGTGACGGTTCCCTTCGTCGCGCTGGGGCCGGGTCCGACGTTCGACACCCTCGGCGAGGTGAACGGCAAGCCGGTCGTCGACATCAAGAGCACCGACGGGGTGGCCGGGGACATCACCCACCCGACGTCGGGGCACCTGAACATGACCACGGTGTCGCAGCGCGACGGGCTGACCCTCGGGCAGGCGATGGTGCTGTGGATGTCGGGGCGCGACCAACTGGTCCCGCGCGAGCTGGTCTATCCGCCGGACAAGTCCAAGGACGACATCGACAAGAGCAACTCCGCGGACTTCAAGCGCTCCGAGGACGACGCCGAGTTCGCGGCGCTGTCCTATCTGAAGTACCCGAAGGCCGTCACCGTCGAGTCGGTCGACGAGAAGGGGCCCTCGGCGGGCAAGTTGGAGCGCGGCGACGCCATCGACATGGTGAACAACATCGAGGTGCCCGACCTCAAGGCGTTCCAGGACATCGTGAAGGCCACCCGCCCCGGCGAACAGATCGTCATCGACTACCGCCGCAAGAACGGTCCGATGGGCACCACCACCATCACCCTGGGCGAGCATCCCGAGGGGGAGCAGGGCTTTTTGGGGGTCGGCGTGCTCGATGCGCCGTGGGCCCCGTTCGAGATCGAGTTCAACCTGGCCAACATCGGCGGGCCGTCGGCCGGCCTGATGTTCAGCCTGGCGGTGATCGACAAGCTGACCACCGGGGAACTCAACGACGGCAAGTTCGTCGCCGGCACCGGCACCATCGACGCCGACGGCAAGGTCGGCTCCATCGGCGGTATCACCCACAAGATGGTGGCCGCCCGCGATGCCGGGGCGACGGTGTTCATGGTGCCCGCCGACAACTGCTCGGAAGCACTCACCGCGCACGAGGATGGCCTGCAGTTGGTGAAGGTGGACACGCTGACCACCGCCGTGGACGCGCTGAACGCGATCTCCGCCGGCGGCGAACCCCCGACATGCTGA